The Candidatus Deferrimicrobiaceae bacterium genome includes a region encoding these proteins:
- the rodA gene encoding rod shape-determining protein RodA, with the protein MHGTRGKMSRLDWPLFLIALLLCGIGLINVYSGTRIYNTPGLPLFARQLVWIGMGIFVFFLFYLSGDGFVEQIANLFFYFILACLALVLLAGSARMGAQRWIAIGGFNFQPSEFAKIALVLVFSRFFADRYGYAGIGFVEMLPAVGIALVPFALVALQPDLGTAGIFLIILAGMMVVAGVRLRVLLSLTALAALAVPALWFVMKDYQKQRVLTFLDPERDPLGAGYHVIQSQIAVGSGGFLGKGYLHGTQGSLRFLPEQHTDFAFAVFAEEWGFLGAIVLLALFGLLVYRGFHLAARSQDRFASFVCGGMTVYFLAHIAINLAMVCGLFPVVGIPLPFVSYGGSSMMTNMMALGIIANVARTRYTFQGQGGSETVGG; encoded by the coding sequence ATGCACGGAACACGCGGAAAGATGTCGCGGCTCGACTGGCCGCTTTTCCTGATCGCCCTGCTGCTGTGCGGGATCGGGCTCATCAACGTCTATAGCGGCACGCGCATCTACAACACGCCGGGCCTGCCGCTGTTCGCCCGGCAGCTCGTCTGGATCGGCATGGGCATCTTCGTCTTCTTCCTGTTCTACCTGTCCGGCGACGGCTTCGTCGAGCAGATCGCGAACCTGTTCTTCTATTTCATCCTCGCGTGCCTCGCGCTGGTGCTCCTGGCCGGAAGCGCCCGCATGGGGGCGCAGCGCTGGATCGCCATCGGTGGCTTCAACTTCCAGCCCTCCGAGTTCGCGAAGATCGCCCTCGTCCTCGTGTTTTCCAGGTTCTTCGCCGACAGGTACGGCTACGCCGGAATCGGCTTCGTCGAGATGCTGCCCGCGGTGGGGATCGCCCTCGTCCCTTTCGCACTCGTGGCGCTGCAGCCCGACCTGGGCACCGCCGGCATTTTCCTCATCATCCTGGCCGGGATGATGGTCGTCGCGGGCGTCCGCCTCCGGGTGCTGCTGTCGCTGACCGCCCTGGCCGCCCTGGCCGTTCCCGCGCTCTGGTTCGTCATGAAGGACTACCAGAAGCAGCGCGTGCTCACCTTCCTCGATCCCGAGCGTGATCCGCTGGGGGCGGGATACCACGTCATCCAGTCGCAGATCGCCGTGGGCTCCGGCGGCTTCCTGGGGAAGGGGTACCTCCACGGGACGCAAGGTTCGCTCCGCTTCCTCCCCGAGCAGCACACCGACTTCGCCTTCGCCGTGTTCGCCGAGGAATGGGGCTTCCTGGGCGCGATCGTCCTCCTCGCGCTTTTCGGGCTGCTGGTCTACAGGGGCTTCCACCTGGCTGCGCGTTCGCAGGACCGCTTTGCGTCGTTCGTCTGCGGCGGCATGACGGTCTATTTTCTGGCGCACATCGCGATCAACCTGGCGATGGTCTGCGGGCTCTTCCCGGTCGTCGGCATTCCGCTTCCGTTCGTCAGCTACGGCGGCTCGTCGATGATGACCAACATGATGGCGCTCGGCATCATCGCG